A DNA window from Candidatus Protochlamydia naegleriophila contains the following coding sequences:
- a CDS encoding MotA/TolQ/ExbB proton channel family protein has product MFINDSTFPAYVANLFFYGSNWNIILFIIIGCSIISATIFIERLMQLHKSEIDTNQFIIAMRKTIKEGNIVEAIQICEKTGGTIANIIKAGLVKHNRNKEQIESAMEISGLVEIARLEKNAKILSIIAYIAPLIGLLGTVLGFIQAFAEMRLSGLVDISATRIGEAMEYALVTTAAGLVVAIPSVIAYNYLVSRVEGFVLEIQTASAEIVDLLLDREEEF; this is encoded by the coding sequence ATGTTTATTAACGATTCAACTTTTCCAGCATATGTAGCCAATCTATTTTTTTATGGCTCTAACTGGAATATCATTCTCTTTATCATCATCGGTTGTTCGATCATCAGCGCAACTATTTTTATTGAGCGGCTCATGCAGCTCCACAAATCTGAAATTGATACCAATCAATTCATCATTGCCATGAGAAAAACCATCAAAGAAGGCAATATTGTCGAAGCCATTCAAATTTGTGAAAAAACAGGCGGTACCATAGCCAATATTATTAAGGCGGGGCTCGTCAAGCATAATCGCAATAAAGAGCAGATTGAATCGGCAATGGAAATTTCAGGACTGGTAGAAATCGCCCGTCTGGAAAAAAATGCTAAGATCTTGTCGATCATTGCCTATATAGCTCCCTTGATCGGTCTGCTAGGAACGGTTCTTGGATTCATTCAGGCCTTTGCAGAAATGCGCTTAAGCGGACTGGTCGACATTTCTGCTACTCGCATTGGCGAAGCCATGGAATACGCGCTTGTTACAACTGCAGCCGGCTTGGTTGTGGCTATTCCTTCTGTCATTGCCTATAATTACCTTGTCAGCCGCGTAGAAGGATTTGTACTAGAAATTCAAACCGCCTCGGCTGAAATTGTCGATCTTCTCTTGGATCGTGAAGAGGAATTTTAA
- a CDS encoding ExbD/TolR family protein: MKFKTRLKTSTSLIDLTPLVDVIFLMLIFFIVTSDILPLKSLNIENPTLDKDSAPLTTQLLLVMDAQQVIYLGSKKAIVDLSSLKAHLEKEVEELKRQNEGHIPTIVLSVDQRVEYGLFLKLFAIAQECCPHLRLVYKPLDGLQNSLEEF, translated from the coding sequence ATGAAATTTAAAACGCGCCTTAAGACCTCTACCTCCTTAATCGACCTGACTCCCCTCGTCGACGTCATCTTTTTAATGCTCATATTTTTCATCGTAACGTCAGACATTTTGCCCTTGAAATCGCTCAATATAGAAAATCCCACCCTTGACAAAGACTCTGCGCCATTAACGACGCAGCTTCTTTTAGTCATGGACGCTCAGCAAGTGATTTATTTAGGATCAAAAAAAGCCATTGTCGATCTCTCTTCTTTAAAAGCCCATCTGGAGAAAGAAGTGGAAGAATTAAAAAGGCAAAATGAGGGGCATATCCCCACAATCGTTTTAAGCGTCGACCAAAGAGTGGAATATGGATTGTTTTTAAAACTCTTTGCGATTGCTCAAGAGTGCTGCCCTCACTTAAGACTCGTCTACAAACCTTTAGATGGACTACAAAATTCCTTAGAAGAGTTTTAA
- a CDS encoding DMT family transporter, whose protein sequence is MNWIYLLIAGLFEVGFTTFLKLSENFTRFWPTVGFFLLAIMSFFSLSLSLKSIPIGTAYAIWTGIGAFGTALVGILYFGESTDFWRLFFLFCLISSIIGLKLVYSG, encoded by the coding sequence ATGAACTGGATATACTTATTGATTGCAGGATTATTTGAAGTAGGCTTTACGACTTTCCTGAAACTATCCGAAAATTTTACACGCTTTTGGCCAACTGTCGGCTTTTTTTTATTAGCTATAATGAGCTTTTTCTCTCTTTCTCTTAGCCTCAAATCTATTCCTATCGGAACGGCCTACGCCATCTGGACAGGGATTGGAGCTTTTGGAACAGCACTGGTTGGCATTCTCTATTTTGGTGAATCGACTGACTTCTGGCGCCTCTTCTTTCTATTCTGCCTGATTTCTTCAATCATTGGACTCAAGCTCGTCTATTCAGGCTAG
- a CDS encoding DsbA family protein: MKPFLLSMFSALTAFFTTAFLAHAAPISLETDGHPTIGYPKAPVQVVAFLEPKCPDSKKYNNNVFPKIEEEFINTNKIRYTVIPVSFLPNSMTAAIALLCVDFQDANYPNHDLFFKYLNYLYLHQPPEKDNWATIPTLQDFAAHTSRAIRLEQLKECLEKEHYRIQIEKNTAYGNRIMSGHLSTPTIYVDGIKVENTDDTVDYDKLKNAIQSALQAKQDQKK, from the coding sequence ATGAAACCCTTTTTGCTTTCCATGTTTTCTGCCTTAACGGCTTTTTTCACCACTGCTTTTCTAGCCCACGCAGCACCCATCTCACTTGAAACAGACGGCCATCCTACAATCGGCTATCCTAAGGCTCCTGTCCAAGTGGTGGCCTTCTTAGAACCCAAATGTCCCGATAGCAAAAAATATAACAATAATGTCTTTCCAAAAATTGAAGAAGAATTCATCAACACCAATAAAATCCGCTACACTGTTATTCCAGTCTCTTTTCTGCCTAATTCCATGACAGCTGCTATCGCACTCTTATGCGTCGATTTTCAAGATGCAAATTATCCCAATCACGATCTATTTTTTAAATACCTCAACTATCTCTACCTCCACCAACCCCCTGAAAAAGACAACTGGGCAACTATTCCAACCTTGCAAGACTTTGCAGCACATACAAGCCGAGCTATCCGCTTAGAACAACTCAAAGAATGCCTTGAAAAAGAGCACTATCGAATACAGATCGAAAAAAATACCGCTTATGGTAATCGCATCATGAGCGGGCATCTTTCTACACCTACCATCTATGTCGATGGAATCAAGGTCGAAAATACAGATGATACGGTCGATTATGACAAACTAAAAAATGCCATTCAGTCTGCATTACAAGCCAAACAAGATCAAAAAAAGTAG
- a CDS encoding ankyrin repeat domain-containing protein has protein sequence MTSQNLSSVFVYPREIHGFVCEFLDEVNLTRMVYLSRSWNEFIKEEIDPAWKSLHEKIWNGPLVTTAFFPTAYQAFQVRYKCVKLHLLYQNSLHTLPNIVNNVEKIRKITSNDYFNSLMIERHRGMVLNKGPLSQFAQTAFPLNLKALPLTDSDKKCWQTAFNCYDSYSNPLVQMNSVRPLLDNHLKQATPIYRPSSFRECARYIVTEISMLCDLRTLINPDESVVDSCLSHTVQGNYLASEVQLVMWKILSPHLFEEKSKELLFEAANRGALDIIGALLQERDCSVKKAGEGDDKNWTVLHYLSLRQDTQIPPVKAPLWQEIADELIKRGCSPLQRGDNGDSPLILAARAGNAYLMSCFLKHLQDVSMLSEGWAQLIEVLEEDREELLSDSQIKIIGMALKQGFCADIRANENLINKMLIKSEWNILPLFLNSCSPAQMEAIFSLFFKWADIDCAFDDDDLSIKMDTYSVLLPNLEMFLEISQSKNLDFNKVVDSEGNTCLHQCIKFFEGEIQALKENIFDDGDEEDEGEEILDMLQKSYINCVKILATNQNSVQANRDLKDPLDLVDDREGDVYLFLLAKQNPSKKRGLKD, from the coding sequence ATGACTAGCCAAAATCTATCCTCTGTTTTTGTTTATCCTCGTGAAATACATGGATTTGTTTGTGAGTTTTTAGATGAGGTGAATTTAACACGCATGGTCTATCTTAGTCGATCGTGGAATGAATTCATTAAAGAAGAGATCGATCCCGCTTGGAAAAGCTTGCATGAAAAAATATGGAATGGGCCATTAGTTACAACAGCGTTTTTTCCAACAGCTTATCAAGCATTTCAGGTGCGTTATAAATGCGTTAAATTGCACTTGCTTTATCAGAATTCCCTTCATACGTTGCCAAATATTGTCAATAACGTTGAAAAAATTAGAAAAATTACCTCGAATGATTACTTTAATTCGCTTATGATCGAAAGGCATCGAGGAATGGTTCTAAATAAAGGACCTCTATCTCAATTCGCGCAGACTGCTTTTCCCTTGAATCTCAAAGCTCTTCCTTTGACAGACAGTGATAAAAAATGCTGGCAAACTGCGTTCAATTGCTATGATAGCTATTCAAATCCCTTGGTTCAAATGAATAGCGTTAGGCCTTTGCTTGACAATCATCTCAAGCAAGCGACTCCTATTTATCGTCCTTCGAGTTTTAGAGAATGTGCTCGCTATATTGTGACCGAAATTAGCATGCTTTGCGATCTCAGAACCCTAATTAATCCAGATGAGAGCGTTGTCGATTCTTGTCTTTCACATACAGTCCAAGGGAATTATCTAGCATCCGAAGTTCAGCTTGTTATGTGGAAAATTCTTTCCCCCCATCTATTCGAAGAGAAAAGTAAAGAGCTTTTATTTGAAGCAGCCAATCGCGGAGCCTTAGACATTATAGGTGCTTTATTACAGGAAAGAGATTGCTCTGTAAAAAAAGCAGGGGAAGGAGATGATAAAAATTGGACAGTGCTTCATTACTTGAGTCTTCGCCAGGATACGCAAATTCCACCTGTGAAGGCTCCTCTATGGCAGGAGATTGCTGATGAACTTATTAAAAGAGGATGTTCACCTCTTCAGCGAGGAGATAATGGGGACTCACCTTTGATTTTAGCGGCGCGTGCAGGAAATGCTTATTTAATGAGCTGTTTCTTAAAACATTTGCAAGATGTATCAATGCTGTCAGAAGGATGGGCACAATTGATTGAAGTCTTGGAAGAAGATAGGGAAGAACTTTTATCAGATTCACAGATCAAAATTATTGGAATGGCTTTAAAACAAGGTTTTTGTGCAGATATTCGTGCGAATGAAAATCTAATAAATAAGATGCTGATTAAAAGTGAATGGAATATTTTGCCATTATTCTTAAATTCATGTTCTCCTGCTCAAATGGAAGCCATATTCTCTCTATTTTTTAAATGGGCTGACATAGATTGCGCATTTGATGACGATGATCTGAGTATAAAAATGGATACTTATTCTGTCTTACTTCCAAACTTGGAAATGTTTTTAGAAATCTCTCAATCAAAGAATCTCGATTTTAATAAAGTTGTCGATTCTGAAGGAAACACGTGTTTGCATCAATGCATCAAATTCTTTGAAGGGGAAATTCAAGCTCTCAAAGAAAATATTTTTGATGATGGAGATGAAGAGGATGAGGGAGAAGAAATTCTCGATATGCTTCAAAAATCTTATATAAACTGCGTTAAAATTTTGGCTACGAATCAAAATAGCGTGCAGGCCAATCGAGATTTGAAGGATCCGTTAGATTTAGTCGATGATCGAGAAGGTGACGTCTATTTGTTTTTATTAGCTAAGCAGAATCCTTCTAAAAAGAGGGGATTAAAAGATTAA
- the mgtA gene encoding magnesium-translocating P-type ATPase encodes MYVQEAKSKVFSNFWHLSSSDVLNALQSNSNNGLSNEEAKQRLKQHAASILKVKKHPSTLRLFLSQFNNPLIFLLLFCAALSLVLYDNTDALIIFGIIVISALLTFFQEKSALDAVDKLLQLVQIKATVLRDQVKKEIPVEEVIPGDIIYLSAGDVIPGDCYILESNNLFVDEATLTGETFYAEKSPGITAEDAPIAKRTNTLFMSTHVASGIATAVVVLIGKDTEFGKISGHLTTKPPQTEFENGIRHFGYFLMQVTFLLLLIILGFNLYFGRPLIESLLFSLALAVGLTPQLLPAIVSINLAHGAKKMANKHVIVKKLTSIENLGSMNVLCCDKTGTLTSGIIQLENGCGLDGRKSEKVLLYAYLNASFQTGYTNPIDQAISQGVAVDASGWTKLDETPYDFNRKRISILAKKEDDSFVITKGAYQQVIDICTHVEDALGNIVDINTVSSALKEHFIAFSNQGFRVLGLAYRKEDHISKLGPDDETQMIFLGFLLFLDSPKKGIDQVVVRLAELGIQLKIITGDNQMMAMHLAQLLNIPKDKVLTGQAMQQMSDQALINQVNRKVIFAEIEPNQKERLILALRKSRNVVGYLGDGINDVTALHSADVSISVDTAADAAKEVADVVLLENDLSVLQDGVLIGRMTFVNTLKYVFMATSANFGNMFSMAGASLFLPFLPLLPKQVLLTNVMEDFPEMTIATDYVDAERVQKPLRWDIGFIRKFMVVFGCISSIFDFATFGMLLLLKASVEEFRTGWFVESVVSAAFIVLIVRTFRPFYKSRPSWYLLGSVSLIIVLTLLLPFTPIAPLLGFTTLSGKFYVFILGVIVFYMLCVEWAKSLFFKQWHTQ; translated from the coding sequence ATGTACGTACAAGAAGCTAAATCAAAAGTCTTTTCAAACTTTTGGCATCTTTCTTCAAGTGACGTTCTCAATGCACTTCAATCGAATTCGAATAACGGCCTCAGCAATGAAGAAGCAAAGCAGCGATTAAAACAACACGCAGCAAGCATTCTCAAAGTCAAAAAGCATCCAAGCACGCTCAGGCTATTTCTTTCCCAATTCAATAATCCCCTCATTTTTCTTCTTTTGTTTTGTGCCGCACTATCCTTAGTGCTCTATGACAATACGGATGCCCTCATTATCTTTGGCATCATCGTGATAAGCGCCTTGCTAACCTTCTTTCAGGAAAAAAGTGCGCTTGATGCCGTCGACAAGTTATTACAACTGGTTCAGATCAAAGCCACTGTTTTAAGAGATCAAGTAAAAAAAGAGATTCCAGTCGAGGAAGTCATCCCCGGCGACATTATTTATCTCAGTGCTGGCGATGTGATTCCAGGAGATTGCTATATCCTTGAATCTAACAATTTATTCGTCGACGAAGCTACTTTAACCGGAGAAACTTTTTATGCAGAAAAATCCCCCGGAATCACTGCCGAAGACGCACCCATTGCCAAGCGAACAAATACTCTCTTCATGAGCACTCATGTTGCAAGCGGAATAGCAACGGCTGTTGTAGTTTTAATCGGCAAGGATACCGAATTCGGGAAAATTTCGGGACACCTGACGACCAAGCCGCCACAAACCGAATTTGAAAACGGCATTCGCCATTTCGGCTACTTCTTAATGCAAGTCACCTTCCTTCTCCTCCTGATTATTTTAGGCTTCAATCTCTACTTTGGCCGCCCACTCATCGAATCGCTCCTTTTTTCACTAGCACTGGCGGTCGGACTAACTCCTCAATTGCTGCCTGCGATTGTCAGTATCAATTTGGCGCATGGAGCAAAAAAAATGGCTAATAAGCATGTTATTGTCAAAAAGCTCACTTCGATTGAAAACTTGGGCAGCATGAACGTCCTTTGCTGCGATAAAACAGGAACGTTGACAAGCGGCATCATCCAATTAGAAAATGGGTGTGGATTGGATGGACGCAAAAGTGAGAAAGTTTTGCTATATGCATACCTAAACGCCTCATTTCAAACTGGCTATACGAATCCCATAGATCAGGCTATTTCGCAAGGAGTAGCGGTCGATGCTTCCGGATGGACCAAACTTGATGAAACGCCATATGACTTCAATCGGAAACGCATCTCCATCCTAGCTAAAAAAGAGGATGATTCTTTTGTCATCACCAAAGGCGCCTATCAGCAAGTGATTGACATATGCACCCATGTTGAAGATGCGCTTGGGAATATTGTCGATATCAATACAGTTTCCAGTGCTCTCAAAGAACATTTCATTGCATTCAGCAATCAAGGATTTCGCGTTTTAGGCCTGGCTTATCGCAAAGAGGACCACATTTCTAAGCTCGGGCCGGATGATGAGACTCAGATGATTTTTTTGGGTTTTTTATTGTTTTTGGATTCGCCAAAAAAAGGGATCGATCAAGTCGTGGTCCGACTAGCAGAACTCGGCATCCAGTTGAAGATTATCACTGGCGACAATCAGATGATGGCCATGCATTTAGCCCAGCTTCTCAACATCCCCAAAGACAAAGTCTTAACTGGGCAGGCCATGCAACAAATGAGCGACCAAGCACTTATTAATCAAGTCAATCGCAAAGTCATCTTTGCCGAAATAGAACCCAATCAAAAAGAGCGCCTCATCCTCGCTTTGAGAAAGTCTCGGAATGTCGTAGGATATTTAGGGGATGGTATAAATGATGTAACGGCCTTGCACTCGGCCGATGTGAGCATTTCTGTAGACACGGCCGCCGATGCTGCAAAAGAAGTGGCTGATGTCGTTCTGCTAGAAAATGATTTGTCTGTCCTTCAAGATGGAGTATTAATTGGAAGAATGACATTTGTCAATACGCTTAAATACGTCTTCATGGCAACAAGCGCCAATTTTGGAAATATGTTCAGCATGGCCGGAGCTTCACTCTTTCTCCCCTTTCTTCCTTTGCTGCCCAAACAGGTTCTATTAACTAATGTCATGGAGGATTTCCCCGAAATGACCATTGCAACTGATTATGTTGATGCTGAAAGGGTGCAGAAACCGCTGCGATGGGATATTGGCTTCATCCGCAAATTCATGGTCGTTTTCGGGTGCATCAGCTCAATTTTTGATTTTGCAACGTTTGGAATGCTCCTACTATTGAAAGCGTCTGTGGAAGAATTTAGAACAGGGTGGTTTGTTGAATCAGTTGTATCGGCTGCTTTCATCGTTTTGATTGTGCGAACGTTTAGGCCTTTCTATAAGAGCCGTCCGAGTTGGTATTTACTTGGTAGCGTCTCTCTCATCATTGTATTGACTCTATTGCTTCCCTTTACCCCTATCGCACCACTCCTAGGCTTTACTACTCTGTCGGGCAAATTCTATGTCTTTATTCTTGGTGTGATCGTCTTCTACATGTTATGCGTTGAATGGGCAAAAAGTCTCTTCTTTAAGCAATGGCATACACAATAA
- a CDS encoding KpsF/GutQ family sugar-phosphate isomerase yields MLKEILDKQRAYTDHYFESLDLKPVEQLIDLLLKVPGAIFFTGVGKSGLVAKKIALTMVSTGTRALYLSPTDAVHGDIGMVTADDIFVMLSKSGESDELLNLIPAIRNKGATLIGVVCNARSRLAAACHYKITLPFESELCPFDMAPTMSTTFQTLFGDLLTVALMRHKNFSLDQYALNHPSGRIGKRITLKVKDIMLTDERIPLCFPDDRLATALVELSNKRCGCILVADRNQKLMGIFTDGDLRRTLQKYGGKILDSSMEEIMTRHPRAIDPDMLAWDAMKLMEADYQKRITVLPVIDAVGQVIGLLHLHDVIQSGL; encoded by the coding sequence ATGTTAAAAGAAATACTAGATAAGCAGCGTGCCTATACCGATCACTACTTTGAATCGCTGGATTTGAAACCGGTTGAACAACTAATCGATCTTCTTTTGAAGGTACCGGGAGCTATTTTTTTTACGGGTGTTGGCAAAAGCGGTTTAGTGGCTAAAAAAATTGCGCTGACAATGGTTTCAACAGGAACGCGCGCCTTATACTTATCTCCTACAGATGCCGTACATGGCGATATAGGAATGGTGACCGCAGATGATATTTTTGTTATGTTAAGCAAAAGCGGTGAAAGTGACGAACTCTTGAATTTGATTCCAGCTATTCGCAATAAAGGGGCGACGCTGATCGGGGTTGTTTGCAATGCTCGCTCACGTTTGGCTGCTGCATGCCATTACAAGATCACTCTTCCTTTTGAGTCCGAACTATGCCCTTTTGATATGGCCCCGACCATGTCTACGACATTTCAGACTCTTTTTGGAGATCTTTTGACGGTAGCGTTAATGCGTCATAAAAATTTCAGCTTGGATCAGTATGCGCTGAATCATCCATCCGGCCGCATCGGCAAACGCATCACTCTAAAAGTCAAAGACATCATGCTGACAGATGAGCGCATCCCCCTGTGTTTTCCGGATGATCGGTTGGCAACAGCATTGGTAGAGCTTTCTAATAAGCGTTGCGGCTGCATTTTGGTTGCCGACCGCAATCAAAAGTTAATGGGTATTTTTACTGACGGTGATTTGCGCCGCACGCTGCAGAAATATGGCGGCAAAATTCTTGATTCCTCCATGGAAGAGATTATGACTCGGCATCCGCGTGCGATCGATCCTGATATGTTAGCTTGGGACGCAATGAAATTGATGGAAGCTGATTATCAAAAAAGAATTACTGTCCTTCCAGTTATTGATGCCGTAGGCCAGGTGATTGGCCTTCTTCACTTGCATGATGTCATTCAAAGTGGCCTTTAG
- a CDS encoding NADP-dependent isocitrate dehydrogenase: protein MATQTIPITVAEGDGIGPEIMEATLRILKASGAPLEIQKVEIGEKVYLRGQPTGIDPATWDLIRQSKAFLKAPITTPQGGGFKSLNVTVRTTLGLYANVRPCVAYSPFVETKHPGMNVVIVRENEEDLYTGIEYQQTPDVYEALKLITRPGCEKIIRYAFEYAQTYQRKKVTCFTKDNILKLTDGLFHKVFEEIGAEYPNIEKEHWIVDIGAAKLADTPAAFDVVVMPNLYGDILSDVAAQIAGSVGLAGSANIGTSGAMFEAIHGSAPRRAGQNLANPSGLLLAAVQMLVHVGLSEHATLIHNAWLKTLEEGIHTYDIFKEKTSKQKVGTKEFADAVIERLGQKPDTLPAAHYTTARHIHHAPHSSTAKPQQELKGIDIFIRWDRDVELLAKQLQEASTPALKLKMVSNRGVKVWPNKMPETACVDNWRCRFVPTKDGIASPQEIVDLLSSLVQKELVVTQTAYLFAFDGQPGYTLAQDEQ from the coding sequence ATGGCCACTCAAACAATACCGATTACTGTAGCAGAAGGGGATGGAATTGGACCAGAAATTATGGAAGCCACACTCCGCATTTTAAAAGCCTCAGGAGCTCCTCTTGAAATTCAGAAAGTCGAAATTGGAGAAAAGGTCTATTTGCGCGGCCAGCCTACAGGAATAGATCCTGCGACATGGGATCTCATTCGACAATCCAAAGCCTTTCTAAAAGCGCCTATTACGACCCCGCAAGGAGGCGGATTTAAGAGTTTAAACGTCACGGTACGTACAACGCTTGGCTTATATGCCAACGTTAGACCCTGCGTCGCCTATTCTCCTTTTGTAGAAACCAAGCATCCAGGTATGAATGTTGTCATCGTAAGGGAAAACGAAGAAGATTTGTATACCGGTATTGAATACCAGCAGACACCTGACGTGTACGAGGCTCTTAAGCTCATTACGCGCCCTGGATGCGAAAAAATTATCCGCTATGCCTTCGAATACGCTCAAACCTACCAGCGTAAAAAAGTTACCTGCTTTACCAAAGACAATATTTTAAAACTCACTGATGGACTATTCCACAAGGTGTTTGAAGAGATTGGAGCCGAGTACCCGAATATCGAAAAAGAACACTGGATAGTCGACATCGGAGCAGCCAAACTGGCTGATACCCCAGCCGCCTTCGACGTGGTCGTGATGCCCAACCTCTATGGAGATATCTTATCAGATGTTGCGGCTCAAATTGCAGGATCGGTCGGACTAGCCGGTTCTGCTAACATTGGAACATCGGGTGCCATGTTCGAAGCCATTCATGGTTCGGCTCCTCGCCGCGCCGGACAGAATTTAGCCAATCCTTCAGGCCTCCTCTTAGCCGCAGTCCAAATGCTCGTCCATGTGGGCTTGTCAGAGCATGCAACTCTCATTCACAATGCCTGGCTTAAAACCCTGGAAGAGGGAATCCATACTTACGACATCTTCAAAGAAAAAACAAGCAAGCAAAAAGTCGGAACGAAAGAATTCGCGGATGCTGTCATTGAACGCTTAGGACAGAAACCAGACACTCTGCCTGCTGCCCACTATACAACAGCCAGGCACATTCATCACGCTCCCCATTCATCGACTGCTAAGCCACAACAAGAATTGAAAGGCATCGACATTTTTATTCGTTGGGATCGCGATGTCGAACTATTAGCTAAACAGCTGCAAGAAGCTTCGACACCTGCTTTGAAATTAAAAATGGTTAGTAACCGCGGAGTCAAAGTTTGGCCCAATAAGATGCCAGAAACAGCCTGCGTCGATAACTGGCGCTGCCGCTTCGTCCCAACCAAGGATGGCATAGCCTCTCCTCAAGAGATCGTTGATTTACTAAGCTCGCTCGTACAAAAAGAATTGGTCGTCACTCAAACGGCCTATCTTTTTGCTTTCGACGGGCAGCCTGGCTATACCTTGGCTCAGGACGAACAATAG
- a CDS encoding ribose-phosphate diphosphokinase, which translates to MNVSASRLDPYVIMGFENDTLAHETAHILGKELVPIKNSQFNDTSSNVQIEMKDKHGLENKRVYLIAGNCRKESKSVNDTSMEIFLAIDAAKQAGAKEINLYLPYLGYARQDKVSQAGEPIAASAILRMFACAGANKITVLDIHNDAVFGSLGTTIGINKFAMEEFAKRFKQKKENGIELGELIVVAPDKGAIDRSKLFLEAMKIAGFANTAFAYFDKSRDYAIKGHVQSMDLREVELSTGEVLIEEKAKEAFKGKTAIVVDDIADTCGTILRAISDNIVGRYEAKKAYAVITHGVFSGDALKKIADTKELAGMLVSDSIPLREQVPSNLEIVSSAPIFAEAIRLSIEM; encoded by the coding sequence ATGAATGTATCTGCAAGCAGGTTAGACCCTTATGTCATTATGGGATTTGAAAACGACACGCTCGCTCATGAAACTGCGCATATCCTCGGTAAAGAATTGGTTCCAATCAAAAATAGCCAATTTAATGACACCTCTTCCAATGTTCAAATTGAGATGAAAGATAAGCATGGGCTTGAGAATAAAAGAGTTTATCTGATTGCAGGAAATTGCCGAAAAGAATCCAAATCTGTCAACGACACATCCATGGAGATATTCCTTGCGATCGATGCGGCCAAGCAGGCTGGAGCAAAAGAGATTAACCTTTATCTTCCCTACTTAGGCTATGCTCGCCAAGACAAGGTGTCTCAAGCAGGGGAACCCATAGCGGCAAGTGCGATTTTAAGGATGTTTGCCTGTGCTGGTGCAAACAAGATCACCGTACTGGACATCCACAACGATGCCGTTTTTGGCAGTTTAGGAACAACAATTGGAATTAATAAATTCGCGATGGAAGAATTTGCCAAACGATTCAAGCAAAAAAAAGAAAACGGGATTGAGCTAGGCGAATTAATTGTTGTGGCACCAGATAAAGGAGCCATTGATCGCAGCAAGCTCTTCTTAGAAGCCATGAAGATAGCTGGATTTGCCAATACAGCCTTTGCCTATTTTGATAAGAGCCGCGATTATGCGATAAAAGGTCATGTGCAATCAATGGATTTAAGAGAAGTAGAGCTTTCTACTGGGGAAGTGCTCATAGAGGAAAAAGCTAAAGAAGCATTCAAAGGCAAAACAGCCATTGTGGTCGATGATATAGCCGATACCTGCGGTACTATCCTGCGTGCCATCTCCGACAATATCGTCGGTCGCTATGAAGCCAAAAAAGCCTATGCAGTTATCACCCATGGCGTGTTCAGTGGGGACGCTTTAAAAAAGATTGCCGATACCAAAGAACTTGCCGGAATGCTCGTTTCCGATTCGATTCCACTAAGAGAGCAAGTCCCTTCCAACCTCGAAATCGTAAGCTCTGCACCCATCTTTGCAGAAGCCATTCGCCTTTCGATCGAAATGTAA